The Bacillus sp. Y1 genome has a window encoding:
- the pckA gene encoding phosphoenolpyruvate carboxykinase (ATP) — MNSVRISNQLSELLASGHVHVQLSVPQLVEKVLTRNEGVLTSTGAVRATTGKYTGRSPKDKYIVEEASTKDKIDWGAVNQPISSEVFERLYNKVLSYLKDRDELFVFKGFAGADKKHRLPIQVINEFAWHNLFAHQLFIRPTAEELLTHEEQFTVISAPNFKADPIMDGTKSETFIIVSFERKTVLIGGTEYAGEMKKSIFSIMNYLLPENNILPMHCSANVGVEGDVALFFGLSGTGKTTLSADANRRLIGDDEHGWSANGVFNIEGGCYAKCINLSREKEPQIFDAIHFGAVLENVVLNKESRVADYDDGTLTENTRAAYPIQSISNIVDPSVAGHPNTIIFLTADAFGVLPPIAKLSKEQAMYHFLSGYTSKLAGTEQGITSPQATFSTCFGSPFLPLEATRYAEMLGSKIDEHNAKVYLVNTGWTGGEYGVGSRMKLSYTRSMVQAALEGELNHVETCKDPIFGLEIPLHVPGVPDDVLQPNRTWADQEAYQLKANELATKFKGNFKKFANVSAQIIEEGGPLV, encoded by the coding sequence ATGAACTCTGTCCGTATTTCTAACCAATTAAGCGAATTGTTAGCCTCTGGTCATGTACATGTGCAACTATCTGTACCACAATTAGTCGAAAAGGTCCTTACTAGAAACGAAGGAGTCCTGACTTCAACAGGAGCTGTTCGAGCCACAACAGGAAAATATACTGGTCGGTCTCCAAAAGACAAATACATTGTTGAAGAAGCTTCTACAAAGGACAAGATTGACTGGGGAGCGGTTAACCAACCAATCTCTTCAGAAGTATTCGAACGTTTATATAATAAAGTACTAAGTTACTTGAAAGATAGAGATGAGTTATTTGTATTCAAAGGGTTTGCTGGCGCAGACAAGAAACATCGCTTACCGATTCAAGTGATAAATGAGTTTGCTTGGCATAATCTATTTGCTCACCAGTTATTCATCAGACCAACAGCAGAAGAGCTTTTGACTCACGAGGAACAATTCACAGTCATATCGGCTCCAAACTTTAAAGCAGACCCGATTATGGATGGTACAAAGTCTGAGACTTTTATCATCGTCTCCTTTGAAAGAAAGACTGTATTAATCGGTGGTACAGAATATGCAGGAGAGATGAAGAAGTCCATTTTCTCCATTATGAACTACTTACTGCCTGAAAATAATATTCTTCCTATGCACTGCTCAGCAAATGTCGGCGTTGAAGGCGATGTTGCTTTATTCTTTGGATTATCAGGAACAGGTAAAACAACCTTATCTGCTGATGCTAATCGTCGCCTAATCGGAGATGATGAACACGGCTGGTCAGCTAATGGTGTCTTTAATATTGAAGGAGGTTGCTACGCTAAATGCATTAATCTTTCAAGAGAAAAGGAGCCTCAAATCTTCGACGCGATTCATTTTGGAGCTGTGCTAGAGAATGTCGTGCTGAATAAGGAATCACGAGTCGCTGACTATGATGATGGAACATTAACTGAGAATACACGTGCTGCTTATCCTATCCAATCTATTAGTAATATCGTGGATCCAAGTGTCGCTGGTCACCCTAATACTATTATATTCCTAACAGCAGATGCTTTTGGGGTGCTGCCTCCAATTGCAAAGCTATCTAAGGAGCAAGCGATGTATCATTTCTTAAGCGGATACACATCAAAACTTGCTGGTACGGAACAAGGAATCACTTCACCACAAGCAACATTTTCAACTTGCTTTGGGTCCCCTTTCCTACCATTAGAAGCAACTCGCTATGCTGAAATGCTAGGATCCAAGATTGACGAACATAATGCGAAGGTTTATCTGGTGAATACAGGCTGGACTGGTGGCGAATATGGAGTCGGAAGTAGAATGAAGCTATCATACACCCGCTCCATGGTACAGGCAGCTCTAGAAGGAGAACTTAACCATGTAGAAACATGTAAAGATCCTATTTTTGGATTGGAGATTCCCCTACATGTTCCTGGTGTTCCAGATGATGTTCTTCAGCCAAACCGAACATGGGCTGACCAAGAGGCATACCAGTTGAAAGCGAACGAATTAGCCACTAAATTCAAAGGTAACTTCAAAAAATTTGCTAATGTTTCAGCACAGATTATCGAAGAAGGCGGTCCATTAGTATAA
- a CDS encoding DUF2584 domain-containing protein — MGMPLELNTMIVTKGREKRLEENLFTLTKEGYRLYPIDIPLEVRRTIDGEVSGMARIKKVILESEKTTIEYQLISLHSSN; from the coding sequence ATGGGTATGCCATTAGAGCTTAATACAATGATTGTCACTAAGGGTAGAGAAAAGCGACTGGAGGAGAACCTGTTTACCCTAACGAAAGAAGGATATCGCTTATATCCAATTGACATTCCTCTCGAGGTAAGAAGAACGATTGACGGGGAAGTTAGTGGCATGGCAAGAATTAAAAAGGTAATTTTAGAGAGTGAAAAAACGACGATTGAGTATCAATTGATCTCCTTACATTCATCCAATTAA